The following coding sequences are from one Arthrobacter crystallopoietes window:
- a CDS encoding MFS transporter — protein sequence MTFTRMQSPPGRPTLQPLQGKQRRFLGKLSLVIAGGMFIDGFILGGIGVVMPSITEDLQLSAAWQGLIGASALIGIFFGGPLGGYLADKVGRKPMFTFTLAVFLIGSVAQFFIADAAMLFFVRLLMGMAIGADYAIGWPLLAEFAPARLRGKLLAIQEVAWYVGYLFSYAMGYALVSSITIDWQIVLGLSTIPSVIVFLMRLGTPESPRWLMSKGRTKEAEAIAAEFMTEEEQRDLREEKVRKSSFRLLFSPEHIKTTTFVSVFWICNVTPYFAIATFAPVVLTQFGLKDGLTGALALNGIVVLGSMASVLLIERVGRRKLAIPPFWISAAALLLVALFAGASPTVVILCFLVFSFFNAVSTALTGVYPGEVFPTEIRGAGVGFATAASRIGAAVGTFVLPVSMEGLGVATTMVFAAAVSIIGGVVSHFLAPETKGLVLSEASGGSNRK from the coding sequence GTGACCTTTACGCGCATGCAATCGCCGCCCGGCAGGCCCACGCTCCAACCCTTGCAAGGCAAGCAACGTCGCTTCCTCGGCAAACTGAGTCTGGTCATCGCCGGAGGCATGTTTATCGACGGGTTCATCCTCGGAGGCATCGGCGTCGTCATGCCTTCCATTACGGAAGATCTGCAGCTGTCCGCCGCCTGGCAGGGGCTCATCGGTGCCTCGGCCTTGATCGGCATCTTTTTCGGCGGGCCGCTCGGCGGCTATCTGGCCGACAAGGTCGGCCGCAAGCCGATGTTCACGTTCACCCTGGCGGTCTTCCTGATCGGCTCGGTTGCCCAGTTCTTTATCGCCGACGCAGCGATGCTGTTCTTCGTCCGGCTCCTGATGGGCATGGCTATTGGTGCCGACTACGCCATCGGGTGGCCCTTGCTCGCAGAGTTTGCGCCGGCCCGGCTACGCGGGAAACTGCTCGCCATCCAGGAGGTCGCCTGGTATGTGGGCTATCTGTTCTCCTATGCCATGGGATATGCGCTGGTCAGCTCCATCACCATTGACTGGCAGATTGTCCTGGGCCTCAGCACCATCCCGTCCGTTATCGTCTTCCTGATGCGGCTCGGCACTCCCGAGTCTCCCCGCTGGCTGATGAGCAAGGGGCGGACCAAGGAAGCCGAGGCGATCGCCGCCGAGTTCATGACCGAGGAAGAGCAGCGCGATCTCAGGGAGGAAAAGGTCCGCAAGTCCAGCTTCCGCCTCCTGTTCTCGCCCGAGCACATCAAGACGACTACTTTCGTCAGCGTCTTCTGGATCTGCAACGTCACGCCGTACTTTGCAATTGCAACCTTCGCCCCCGTGGTCCTCACCCAGTTCGGTCTCAAGGACGGGCTGACCGGTGCACTCGCACTCAACGGCATAGTGGTCCTGGGATCCATGGCGTCCGTCCTGCTCATCGAGCGAGTCGGTCGTCGGAAGCTGGCCATCCCGCCGTTCTGGATTTCGGCTGCCGCGCTGCTCCTTGTGGCCCTCTTCGCGGGCGCCTCGCCCACCGTGGTGATCTTGTGCTTCCTGGTCTTCTCCTTCTTCAATGCCGTGTCCACTGCCCTCACCGGCGTCTACCCCGGAGAGGTATTTCCCACGGAAATCCGTGGAGCCGGCGTTGGATTTGCCACCGCAGCATCACGGATCGGCGCCGCCGTAGGTACCTTCGTCCTTCCAGTTTCGATGGAAGGCCTGGGCGTCGCAACGACTATGGTGTTCGCCGCTGCAGTCTCCATTATTGGCGGGGTCGTGTCCCACTTCCTGGCCCCGGAGACCAAGGGACTCGTCCTCAGTGAAGCTTCCGGCGGCAGCAATCGGAAGTAG
- a CDS encoding CynX/NimT family MFS transporter, whose product MDPDSPARGADAHAQTNAKETPTHRPSAARPALPWVITGIVVLALSLRAPIIAPTAVIGDIQAGTGLNAIGAGLLTGLPVLLFALATPLATRTIRRFGPEATVVLCLAGVLAGTIIRSAGPAVVVLAGTALIGVAMTLGNIVVPVIIRRDVSWRQVSTVTGAYSAAMNVGSMATLLGTAPLAALFGWRWAIASWGVVIAAGLAYWLVWGRRQFGARAVAAKSMTEGTQTKRTTAEPASDGPGAAMAGNHNRRIVGLLILAFCGQSAAYYATTAWLPLLLSETRGLGLAASGATASLFQVAAIAGAFGVPLLAARTRTWIPVAVIGLCWITLPIGLLIAPEAYVLWSIIGGIAQGGGFTAIFSLIPRIARSDKEAASASARIQSGGYLAATCAPPLAGWLNSVTGGWSAPLLLVLAATLAFGVGGLLAVRLSERR is encoded by the coding sequence ATGGACCCGGACAGTCCCGCCCGCGGCGCCGACGCCCACGCCCAAACCAACGCCAAGGAGACTCCTACGCACCGCCCATCAGCCGCTCGCCCCGCCCTGCCCTGGGTGATCACCGGGATTGTGGTCCTGGCCCTGAGCCTGCGCGCCCCGATCATCGCCCCGACGGCGGTGATCGGCGACATCCAGGCCGGCACCGGCCTCAACGCCATCGGCGCCGGCCTGCTCACCGGGCTGCCGGTGCTGCTCTTCGCCCTGGCCACCCCGCTGGCTACCCGCACCATCCGCCGCTTCGGCCCGGAGGCAACGGTCGTCCTGTGCCTGGCCGGCGTGCTGGCCGGAACAATTATCCGCTCGGCCGGCCCCGCCGTCGTCGTACTGGCAGGCACCGCGCTTATCGGCGTCGCCATGACGCTGGGCAATATCGTGGTGCCGGTCATCATCCGGCGCGACGTGTCCTGGCGGCAGGTTTCGACGGTCACCGGCGCGTACTCGGCCGCGATGAACGTCGGCTCGATGGCCACCCTGCTCGGCACCGCGCCGCTCGCGGCGCTCTTCGGCTGGCGGTGGGCGATCGCTTCGTGGGGCGTGGTGATCGCGGCGGGCCTGGCCTACTGGCTGGTGTGGGGACGGCGGCAGTTCGGCGCCCGGGCGGTTGCCGCGAAGTCCATGACCGAGGGGACGCAAACCAAGCGAACGACGGCGGAGCCAGCGTCGGACGGCCCCGGAGCGGCGATGGCCGGGAACCACAACCGGCGGATTGTCGGCCTGCTGATCCTGGCGTTCTGCGGCCAGTCCGCCGCCTACTATGCCACCACCGCGTGGCTGCCCCTGCTGCTGTCCGAGACGCGGGGACTAGGCCTGGCTGCCTCAGGTGCTACGGCCTCGCTGTTCCAAGTTGCCGCCATCGCGGGTGCGTTCGGCGTGCCGCTGCTGGCGGCCCGGACCCGCACGTGGATTCCGGTCGCGGTGATCGGGCTCTGCTGGATCACCCTGCCGATCGGGCTGCTCATCGCACCGGAGGCCTACGTACTCTGGTCGATCATCGGCGGCATCGCCCAGGGCGGCGGCTTTACCGCCATCTTCTCCCTCATCCCACGCATCGCCCGCAGCGACAAAGAGGCGGCTTCGGCCTCGGCCCGCATCCAGTCCGGCGGGTATCTGGCGGCCACGTGCGCACCGCCCCTCGCCGGTTGGCTGAACTCGGTCACCGGCGGCTGGTCTGCCCCGCTGCTCCTGGTCCTCGCCGCAACTCTGGCCTTCGGCGTCGGCGGGCTGCTGGCCGTGCGCCTGTCCGAACGGCGGTAG
- a CDS encoding NAD(P)-dependent oxidoreductase, whose translation MKIGIIGATGKAGRAVVMEALSRDHETTAIVRNPARAAELFGGGVPVLARDAFDLTAEDLRAFDVVVNAVGMAPDQAQQHVDLARALVKHAGGNESLRLVFILGAGSLTTGEDNHLFVEDIRKLPGAEAWVSIPENQLKELEYLRTVDDVDWVGVSPSATFEPGEARGVVLGNDELLVADDGTSHTTSGTMAEAILDEIEHPAHHRQRFTVRDRS comes from the coding sequence ATGAAGATCGGCATCATCGGAGCAACGGGCAAGGCGGGGCGTGCCGTCGTTATGGAGGCCCTCTCGCGCGACCACGAGACCACCGCCATCGTCCGGAATCCTGCGAGGGCCGCCGAACTGTTCGGCGGAGGCGTCCCCGTCCTGGCCCGCGATGCCTTCGACCTGACCGCCGAGGACCTTCGCGCGTTCGACGTCGTCGTTAATGCGGTCGGCATGGCACCGGATCAGGCCCAGCAGCACGTCGACCTCGCCCGGGCCCTCGTGAAACACGCAGGCGGCAATGAGTCGCTGCGCCTGGTCTTCATCCTCGGCGCCGGCAGCCTGACTACGGGCGAGGACAACCACCTCTTCGTGGAGGACATCCGCAAGCTGCCGGGAGCCGAGGCCTGGGTCTCGATCCCCGAGAACCAGCTCAAGGAGCTTGAGTACCTGCGCACCGTGGACGACGTCGATTGGGTCGGCGTCTCTCCCTCGGCCACCTTCGAACCGGGCGAGGCACGAGGCGTTGTCCTGGGCAATGACGAGCTCCTGGTCGCCGACGACGGAACCTCCCACACGACGTCGGGCACTATGGCCGAGGCCATCCTCGACGAGATCGAGCACCCGGCCCATCACAGGCAGCGGTTCACCGTCCGCGACCGTTCCTAG
- a CDS encoding helix-turn-helix transcriptional regulator, which translates to MTPDELANLAHLRRARDLIDRDYARPLDVPTMAAKALMSPAHFSRRFKAAYGETPYNYLMTRRIERAMALLRSGMSVTDACMTVGCTSLGSFSTRFTEMVGESPSAYRAREHDAMESMPQCIAKLLTRPPRFGSSRIEEAAAAART; encoded by the coding sequence GTGACCCCTGATGAACTGGCCAACCTGGCGCATCTGCGCCGCGCGCGGGACCTGATCGACCGGGACTACGCCCGGCCGCTCGATGTGCCGACGATGGCGGCCAAGGCGCTGATGTCGCCGGCCCATTTCTCCCGCCGGTTCAAGGCCGCCTACGGGGAGACGCCCTACAACTACCTGATGACGCGGCGGATCGAGCGGGCCATGGCATTGCTGCGTTCGGGCATGAGCGTCACCGACGCGTGCATGACGGTGGGGTGTACATCGCTGGGTTCGTTCAGCACACGCTTCACCGAAATGGTGGGGGAGAGCCCGAGTGCGTACCGCGCCCGCGAGCATGACGCGATGGAGTCGATGCCGCAATGCATCGCGAAACTGCTGACCCGGCCCCCGCGGTTCGGATCGAGCAGGATCGAAGAAGCGGCTGCCGCGGCACGGACGTAG
- a CDS encoding flavin monoamine oxidase family protein: protein MTETTDVVVVGAGVAGLITARELTRKGLNVVVLEARDRIGGRTWTDHRLGHDLEIGGTWLHWTQPHVWAEVTRYGLDVTRGPRSEETFWLAGDEVRHGTLEDFMELIDPGMTRLLEDTMKWIPRPDQPLKVREIAEVDQFNLQEMLDELDLSVDERNANEAAWVGHFNGPLDKCAYTNALRWTAAAAGSWHLMHEASAIFRLANGTRSLVNAIAQDAGADIRLGSPVRSIEHDADSAEITYGAGETIRAARVVITVPMNTLHQLDITPALPEGKIRPSLEKTGSRGVKAWIRVRGPIKPFFAYSTQHHPLSVVRTEYINDTEAVLVAFGADSTRLDVNDIDAVREALKVWRDDLEVLETTGHDWMADEYSQETWLIQQPRQLTQYLEAQQQNTGALHFASADYANVWPCFIDGAIESGFNAAREIYAAITASAQLTPAT from the coding sequence ATGACTGAAACCACAGACGTCGTCGTCGTCGGCGCCGGAGTCGCCGGGCTCATCACCGCCCGCGAGCTCACCCGCAAAGGCCTGAACGTCGTCGTCCTTGAAGCACGTGACCGGATCGGCGGCCGCACCTGGACGGATCACCGGCTCGGCCACGACCTGGAGATCGGCGGCACCTGGCTGCACTGGACGCAGCCGCATGTCTGGGCCGAGGTCACCCGCTACGGCCTGGACGTGACCCGCGGCCCCCGCTCTGAAGAGACCTTCTGGCTCGCCGGCGACGAGGTGCGCCACGGCACGCTCGAAGACTTCATGGAGCTCATCGACCCGGGCATGACCCGGCTGCTGGAAGACACCATGAAGTGGATCCCGCGTCCCGACCAGCCGCTGAAGGTGCGGGAAATCGCCGAGGTAGACCAGTTCAACCTGCAGGAGATGCTCGACGAACTGGATCTGTCCGTGGACGAGCGCAACGCCAACGAGGCCGCCTGGGTGGGGCACTTCAACGGCCCTCTGGATAAGTGCGCCTACACCAACGCGCTGCGCTGGACCGCCGCAGCGGCCGGATCCTGGCACCTGATGCACGAGGCGTCCGCTATCTTCCGCCTCGCCAACGGCACCCGCAGCCTGGTGAACGCCATCGCGCAGGACGCCGGGGCCGACATCCGGCTCGGCTCCCCCGTCCGCTCGATCGAGCATGACGCCGATTCCGCCGAGATCACTTACGGTGCCGGCGAAACGATCCGGGCCGCCCGGGTGGTCATCACGGTCCCGATGAATACGCTGCACCAGCTCGACATCACCCCGGCGCTGCCCGAAGGCAAGATCCGTCCCAGCCTCGAGAAGACCGGCTCACGCGGCGTGAAGGCCTGGATCCGGGTCCGCGGCCCCATCAAGCCGTTCTTCGCCTACTCCACGCAGCACCACCCGCTGTCCGTGGTGCGCACGGAGTACATCAACGACACCGAAGCCGTGCTCGTGGCTTTCGGCGCGGACTCCACGCGCCTCGACGTCAACGACATCGACGCCGTCCGCGAAGCCCTGAAGGTATGGCGCGATGATCTGGAGGTGCTGGAGACCACGGGCCACGACTGGATGGCCGACGAATACTCCCAGGAGACCTGGCTGATCCAGCAGCCGCGGCAGCTCACCCAGTACCTCGAGGCCCAGCAGCAGAACACCGGGGCCCTGCATTTCGCCAGCGCAGACTACGCCAACGTCTGGCCCTGCTTTATCGACGGCGCCATCGAAAGCGGCTTCAACGCCGCCCGCGAAATCTACGCCGCCATCACCGCTTCCGCCCAACTCACCCCTGCAACCTAA
- a CDS encoding LLM class flavin-dependent oxidoreductase gives MKNEPLSLFAFDVNAPAHLTSGSWRDEADQGHRYTDLAYWKDVARMLEGAGFDGIFFADTVGYHDVYEGRPDAALRDAAQFPVNDPMLLISGMAAVTEKLAFGVTSSVSYEQPYLMARRFSTLDHLTGGRVGWNIVTSYSESAAKNLGTGQQLDHDERYDLAEEYMEVLYKLWERSWESDAVVRDKEGATFIDPSRVHPIKHSGKYFSVPGMHLCEPSPQRTPVLFQAGASPRGMAFAGRHAEVVFINAVSVQQARRSVEKIRQAAVENGRNPYDIKVVVLLTVIAAPTDEEAEVLHRQALDNVTVEGTLARFGGWTGVDLSTADLDAPLTHVKTRGVQSIVDMFSKADPDRVWTPRAIAEFLGIGGTGSTIVGSPETVAAEIKRWRDEADVDGINLSYTTKPDGWKRFIEHALPELRRQGLVAEPAQASDGQQLTLREKLYGPGNQYTLPGHAATEYRNAPAVALAS, from the coding sequence ATGAAGAATGAACCGCTGAGCCTCTTCGCCTTTGACGTCAACGCCCCCGCCCATCTGACCTCGGGCTCATGGCGTGACGAGGCTGATCAAGGCCACCGCTACACCGATCTGGCCTACTGGAAGGACGTCGCCCGGATGCTCGAAGGCGCCGGCTTCGACGGCATCTTCTTCGCCGACACCGTCGGCTACCACGACGTCTACGAGGGCCGGCCGGACGCGGCATTGCGCGATGCTGCGCAGTTCCCCGTCAACGACCCGATGCTGCTGATCAGCGGGATGGCCGCCGTGACGGAAAAGCTCGCTTTCGGCGTCACGTCTTCCGTCTCCTACGAGCAGCCGTACCTAATGGCACGGCGCTTCAGCACCCTCGACCACCTGACCGGTGGACGAGTGGGCTGGAACATCGTCACCTCGTACTCCGAGTCCGCAGCCAAGAACCTGGGGACGGGGCAGCAGCTCGACCACGACGAGCGCTATGACTTGGCCGAGGAATACATGGAGGTGCTCTACAAGCTCTGGGAGCGCTCCTGGGAGTCCGACGCCGTGGTCCGCGACAAGGAAGGCGCGACCTTCATCGATCCGTCCCGAGTCCACCCCATCAAGCACTCCGGCAAGTACTTCTCTGTTCCAGGCATGCATCTGTGCGAGCCCTCGCCGCAGCGGACTCCCGTGCTGTTCCAGGCCGGCGCCTCTCCCCGCGGCATGGCCTTCGCCGGACGGCACGCCGAGGTCGTGTTCATCAACGCCGTCTCGGTACAGCAGGCCCGGCGGAGCGTCGAAAAGATCCGGCAGGCCGCCGTCGAGAATGGTCGGAATCCGTACGACATCAAGGTCGTCGTCCTGCTGACGGTCATTGCCGCGCCGACCGACGAAGAAGCCGAAGTCCTGCACCGGCAGGCGCTAGATAACGTCACCGTTGAAGGGACGCTGGCCCGCTTCGGCGGCTGGACCGGGGTCGACCTGTCCACCGCCGATCTCGACGCCCCGCTTACGCACGTGAAAACCCGCGGTGTCCAGTCGATTGTGGACATGTTCTCCAAGGCCGACCCGGACCGGGTGTGGACACCCCGTGCCATCGCCGAGTTCCTCGGCATCGGCGGTACCGGAAGCACCATTGTCGGCTCGCCCGAAACGGTCGCCGCCGAAATCAAGCGCTGGCGCGACGAGGCCGACGTGGACGGCATCAACCTCAGCTACACCACCAAGCCCGACGGGTGGAAGCGCTTTATCGAGCACGCGCTGCCCGAACTGCGCCGCCAAGGCCTCGTCGCCGAGCCCGCCCAGGCCTCCGACGGACAGCAGCTAACGCTGCGAGAGAAGCTCTACGGCCCCGGGAACCAGTACACGCTGCCCGGACACGCAGCCACCGAATACCGCAACGCCCCCGCCGTCGCCCTCGCTTCCTAG
- a CDS encoding VOC family protein has translation MTISLQYCQITVNDPEESLPFYRDGLGLEVRNDVSGNGFRWVTLGSGAEPAAEIVLSAPHAGRSQADGDILQELLVKGVLPIIVFRTDNLDAAFEKLVAAGAEVLQEPMEQQWGPRDCAFRDPSGNTVRITQNA, from the coding sequence ATGACTATTTCACTGCAGTATTGCCAAATCACCGTCAACGATCCCGAGGAGTCCCTCCCGTTCTATCGCGATGGCCTGGGCCTGGAAGTCCGGAACGATGTGTCCGGCAACGGCTTCCGCTGGGTCACCCTCGGCAGCGGCGCGGAGCCCGCCGCCGAGATTGTGCTGTCCGCACCGCATGCCGGCCGTTCGCAGGCCGACGGCGACATCCTCCAGGAACTGCTGGTCAAGGGCGTCCTGCCGATCATCGTGTTCCGGACCGACAATCTGGACGCCGCCTTCGAGAAGCTGGTGGCTGCCGGGGCGGAGGTCCTGCAGGAGCCGATGGAGCAGCAGTGGGGGCCGCGCGACTGCGCGTTCCGGGACCCGTCCGGGAACACCGTGCGGATCACGCAGAACGCCTAA
- a CDS encoding IclR family transcriptional regulator, with product MPETEPTDESAEAPDLTNKSVVKAMTLLRELGRHPRGITVTELAQIVGMTRPTAFRLLLSMEQVGFVDRTENNYTLGWEMARLGRLADPTAGVAAKVQPILEGVAQEISETVSFALVKSQTEYEIIAEASASRLLQVSNLYVRRQYPLHASATGKILLADLADTRVSQLLSGTLASFTPQTITDSKVLVRQLKEIRENGYAVIDNELEEGLFAVAVGVRDADGLLLGVVTATGPDQRMKSGRLAGTVEQLRSTAEEIGKTLE from the coding sequence ATGCCGGAAACCGAACCGACCGACGAGTCCGCCGAAGCGCCGGACCTCACCAACAAGTCGGTAGTCAAGGCCATGACTCTGCTGCGCGAGCTGGGCCGCCACCCGCGTGGAATTACGGTCACCGAACTGGCCCAGATCGTCGGCATGACGCGTCCCACTGCCTTCCGCCTCCTGTTGAGCATGGAACAGGTGGGGTTTGTTGACCGGACCGAGAACAACTACACGCTCGGCTGGGAGATGGCCCGGCTTGGACGGCTAGCCGACCCCACGGCAGGGGTAGCTGCGAAGGTCCAGCCGATCCTTGAAGGGGTCGCCCAGGAGATCAGCGAAACGGTCAGCTTCGCGCTCGTCAAGAGCCAGACGGAATACGAGATCATCGCCGAAGCCTCGGCCTCCAGGCTGTTGCAGGTATCGAACCTTTACGTACGCCGCCAGTACCCGCTGCACGCCAGCGCAACGGGGAAGATCCTGCTGGCAGATCTCGCTGATACACGGGTTTCCCAGCTCCTCTCCGGGACTCTGGCGTCCTTCACTCCGCAAACCATCACCGACAGCAAAGTGTTGGTGCGTCAGCTCAAGGAGATCCGCGAGAACGGCTACGCCGTGATCGACAACGAACTCGAAGAGGGCCTGTTCGCCGTCGCCGTTGGAGTCCGCGACGCCGACGGACTCCTGCTCGGCGTGGTCACCGCAACCGGCCCGGACCAGCGCATGAAGTCCGGACGCCTCGCCGGTACCGTCGAACAACTCCGCAGCACCGCCGAGGAAATCGGCAAGACCCTCGAGTAG
- a CDS encoding ribonuclease J, with amino-acid sequence MTRTSRHSAPAGKQTPPKLDKGAMRIVSLGGLEEIGRNMTVFEYGGKLLIVDCGVLFPEEHHPGVDLILPDFSYLRDRLNDIVGVVLTHGHEDHIGGVPYLLKERSDIPLISAKLTLAFIKTKLQEHRITAKTVQVKEGDRKKFGPFDLEFLAVNHSIPDGMAVAIRTGAGLVLATGDFKMDQFPLDGRITDLAGFARLGEEGVDLFLPDSTNADVPGFQISEQDLAPAIDEVFRTAPRRIIVSSFASHIHRIQQVIDAAHLYGRKVAFVGRSMVRNMKTARELGYLNVPRGMLVDFKELDKMAPTKAVLICTGSQGEPMAALARMASQDHMIDLTEGDTVLLASSLIPGNETSIYRLINDLTKLGANVVHKGNAKVHVSGHASAGELVYCYNLVRPRNVMPVHGEHRHLKANAELAVRTGVDPKKALVVEDGTTIDLKDGVARVSGQVKADYVYVENMIAGAATEESLQDRIRLAEDGAVTVLAIVNPDTGKLEEDPEFFPVGFAPADGELDKATGIIEKTLAGIKGDRTGPGAEKAIAEALLRWSDRQLRRKPVVTVVIVEA; translated from the coding sequence ATGACTAGGACTTCACGCCACTCCGCGCCCGCTGGCAAGCAGACCCCGCCGAAGCTCGACAAGGGCGCCATGCGCATTGTGTCGCTGGGCGGGCTGGAGGAGATCGGCCGCAACATGACCGTGTTCGAATACGGCGGCAAGCTGCTGATTGTCGACTGCGGCGTGCTGTTCCCGGAGGAGCATCACCCGGGCGTGGACCTGATCCTGCCTGACTTTTCCTACCTGCGCGACCGGCTGAACGACATTGTCGGCGTTGTGCTCACGCACGGGCACGAGGACCACATCGGCGGAGTGCCGTACCTGCTGAAGGAACGCTCGGACATCCCCCTGATCTCCGCGAAGCTGACGCTGGCGTTCATCAAGACCAAGCTGCAGGAACACCGCATCACCGCCAAGACCGTGCAGGTCAAGGAGGGCGACCGGAAGAAGTTCGGACCGTTCGACCTGGAGTTCCTGGCCGTGAACCACTCCATTCCGGACGGCATGGCCGTGGCCATCCGCACCGGCGCCGGACTGGTGCTGGCCACGGGCGACTTCAAGATGGACCAGTTCCCGCTGGACGGCCGGATCACGGACCTGGCCGGCTTCGCGCGGCTGGGCGAGGAGGGCGTGGACCTGTTCCTGCCCGACTCCACCAACGCCGACGTCCCTGGTTTCCAGATTTCCGAGCAGGACCTGGCGCCGGCGATCGACGAGGTGTTCCGCACCGCTCCGCGCCGGATCATCGTCTCCAGCTTCGCGAGCCACATCCACCGCATCCAGCAGGTTATCGACGCCGCCCACTTGTACGGGCGGAAGGTGGCCTTTGTGGGCCGCTCGATGGTCCGCAACATGAAGACGGCCCGGGAGCTCGGCTACCTGAACGTGCCGCGCGGCATGTTGGTGGACTTCAAGGAACTGGACAAGATGGCGCCCACGAAGGCCGTGCTGATCTGCACCGGCTCGCAGGGCGAACCGATGGCGGCGCTGGCGCGCATGGCGAGCCAGGACCACATGATCGACCTGACCGAGGGCGACACCGTCCTGCTGGCCAGCTCGCTGATCCCGGGTAACGAGACCTCCATCTACCGGCTGATCAACGACCTGACCAAGCTCGGTGCCAACGTGGTGCACAAGGGCAACGCCAAGGTCCACGTCTCCGGCCACGCCAGCGCCGGCGAGCTGGTCTACTGCTACAACCTGGTGCGCCCGCGCAACGTAATGCCGGTGCACGGCGAGCACCGCCACCTGAAGGCCAACGCCGAGCTGGCTGTCCGCACGGGTGTGGACCCGAAGAAGGCCCTAGTGGTCGAGGACGGCACCACCATTGACTTGAAGGATGGCGTGGCCCGCGTGTCCGGTCAGGTCAAGGCGGACTACGTGTACGTGGAGAACATGATTGCCGGCGCCGCGACCGAGGAGTCGTTGCAGGACCGCATCCGGCTGGCCGAGGACGGCGCGGTTACCGTGTTGGCGATCGTCAATCCGGACACCGGGAAGCTGGAGGAGGACCCCGAGTTCTTCCCAGTCGGGTTTGCCCCGGCAGACGGCGAGCTGGACAAGGCCACCGGCATCATCGAGAAGACGCTAGCCGGAATCAAGGGCGACAGGACTGGCCCGGGCGCCGAAAAGGCGATCGCCGAGGCACTGTTGCGCTGGTCCGACCGCCAGCTGCGGCGCAAGCCCGTGGTCACCGTGGTGATCGTCGAGGCCTGA
- a CDS encoding GyrI-like domain-containing protein, which produces MKIDFKKQIGSYSAPRGRFSVVTVPVMQFLMIDGHGDPNTAQAYDDALKTIYPVAYKLKFFSKTELDRDYTVMPLEGVWWAEDMEAFTNARDKSQWDWTLMIMVPDWITPEHYEAARETVASKGGAPSLNAVRLERLDEGLSVQILHVGSYDDEAAVLYEMHNRFIPDNGLRMTGRHHEIYLSDPRRAGPDKLKTIVRQPVARLRE; this is translated from the coding sequence GTGAAGATCGACTTCAAGAAGCAGATCGGAAGCTACTCCGCACCACGCGGCAGGTTCTCGGTCGTGACCGTCCCGGTGATGCAGTTCCTCATGATCGATGGTCACGGCGACCCGAACACCGCTCAGGCGTACGACGACGCACTAAAGACCATCTACCCCGTCGCCTACAAGTTGAAGTTCTTCAGCAAGACCGAACTGGACCGGGACTACACGGTCATGCCGCTCGAAGGCGTCTGGTGGGCGGAAGACATGGAGGCCTTCACAAATGCACGGGATAAGTCCCAGTGGGACTGGACGCTGATGATCATGGTCCCCGACTGGATTACGCCCGAACACTACGAAGCAGCGCGGGAGACGGTGGCTTCCAAGGGCGGCGCCCCGTCACTCAACGCCGTTCGCCTCGAGCGGCTCGACGAAGGCTTGAGCGTGCAGATTCTCCATGTCGGCTCCTACGACGACGAAGCAGCCGTGCTCTACGAGATGCACAACCGGTTCATCCCCGACAACGGATTGCGGATGACCGGCAGGCACCACGAGATCTATCTCAGCGATCCCCGCCGCGCAGGTCCCGACAAGCTCAAGACCATCGTGCGCCAGCCCGTAGCCCGGCTTCGCGAGTAG
- a CDS encoding dihydrofolate reductase family protein — MENPLGVGGERLHEWVLPTRAFRSKHGMGDDGETGPDNDVAERSDANIGATIMGRNMFGPVRGSWEDSDTWTGWWGDNPPFHHPVFVLTHHERAPIEMDGGTTFHFVTGGIHAAREQAIDAAGGLDVKLGGGVSTIRQYLQAGLVDELQLSIVPILLGSGERLLTDLGDQIQHYRRADITSSSAAAHVTLVRADG; from the coding sequence ATGGAGAACCCGCTTGGTGTGGGCGGCGAACGTCTGCATGAGTGGGTATTGCCCACCCGCGCGTTCCGGAGCAAGCACGGCATGGGCGACGACGGCGAAACGGGCCCCGATAACGACGTCGCTGAGCGCTCCGACGCCAACATCGGGGCCACCATCATGGGCCGGAACATGTTCGGCCCGGTGCGGGGTTCCTGGGAGGACAGCGACACGTGGACTGGCTGGTGGGGCGATAATCCGCCCTTCCACCATCCCGTGTTCGTCCTCACCCATCACGAACGCGCGCCGATCGAGATGGACGGCGGAACTACCTTCCACTTCGTCACCGGCGGCATCCATGCCGCCCGCGAGCAGGCGATCGACGCCGCCGGTGGCCTCGACGTGAAGCTCGGCGGTGGAGTGTCGACTATCCGGCAGTACCTGCAGGCCGGGCTCGTCGACGAGTTGCAGCTCAGCATCGTTCCGATCCTGCTGGGTTCGGGCGAGCGGTTGCTCACTGATCTTGGCGATCAGATACAGCACTACCGACGCGCGGACATCACCAGCTCGTCGGCCGCTGCCCACGTCACGCTCGTCCGCGCCGACGGGTAA